The following coding sequences lie in one Rutidosis leptorrhynchoides isolate AG116_Rl617_1_P2 chromosome 4, CSIRO_AGI_Rlap_v1, whole genome shotgun sequence genomic window:
- the LOC139845093 gene encoding uncharacterized protein, whose product MTGERAVHPDCRNASNPYHECSEFCFKIIAEAKKLASQIEPVGLRAESRSFERTSAVAPDETEHPEHEQSEPDDHQSGDDNTPHEDEPEVDFTKLTGKQKKLFELRLKMNEARKANQTAMVAEKKRMEAPQESRGISKQKWIEERKKKIGKLLDANGLDMTKAYMLDTQQMAETKYKKWEKAPAPAGWDVFNQKTLYDAYKKRTKKMDVDLEEYNRMKEADPEFYREASSLQYGKAPKVSEDKVERMVKELKDRDEKRNTFSRRRRFHDEKDIDSINDRNEHFNKKIERAFGRYTLEIKNNLERGTALPD is encoded by the exons ATGACCGGTGAAAGAGCAGTTCATCCAGATTGTAGAAATGCGTCGAACCCGTACCATGAATGTAGTGAGTTCTGCTTCAAAATTATTGCAGAGGCCAAGAAATTGGCTAGTCAAATTGAACCAG TTGGCTTGAGAGCTGAGAGTAGAAGTTTTGAACGAACTTCAGCTGTGGCACCTGATGAAACTGAGCATCCTGAACATGAACAAAGTGAGCCTGATGATCATCAAAGTGGTGATGACAACACTCCCCATGAGGATGAACCAGAAGTGGACTTCACTAAGCTTACAGGGAAACAAAAGAAACTATTTGAGTTGAGGCTCAAGATG AATGAGGCAAGGAAAGCGAATCAAACTGCCATGGTTGCAGAAAAGAAAAGAATGGAAGCTCCACAGGAGTCGAGGGGAATTTCAAAGCAGAAGTGGATCGAGGAGAGGAAGAAGAAGATCGGAAAACTTCTTGATGCTAACGGGTTGGATATGACAAAAGCTTACATGTTAGATACACAACAGATGGCTGAAACAAAGTATAAAAAATGGGAGAAGGCACCTGCACCAGCTGGTTGGGATG TATTTAATCAGAAAACATTGTATGATGCATACAAGAAAAGAACCAAGAAGATGGACGTTGACCTTGAAGAATATAACAGAATGAAGGAAGCTGATCCCGAATTCTACCGAGAAGCTTCAAGTCTTCAATATGGAAAA GCACCAAAAGTTTCAGAGGATAAGGTTGAAAGGATGGTGAAGGAGCTGAAAGATAGAGACGAGAAGCGTAATACGTTTAGTAGGAGAAGAAGATTTCATGACGAAAAGGACATTGATTCCATCAATGATCGTAATGAACATTTCAATAAGAAGATTGAAAGAGCTTTTGGCAGATACACACTCGAGATTAAGAACAATCTTGAGAGGGGAACTGCTTTGCCCGATTAA
- the LOC139845094 gene encoding SKP1-like protein 1A, with translation MSSSTKVFVLKSSDGETFEVEEAVALQSQTIKHMIEDDCADTIIPVPNVTSNILSKVIEYCKRHAESSKNDDKEAETELKAFDAGFVEVDQQTLFDLILAANYLDIKSLLDLTCQTVADMIKGKSPEEIRKTFNIKNDFTPEEEEEVRRENAWAFD, from the exons ATGTCGTCCTCAACTAAGGTGTTTGTTCTGAAAAGCTCCGATGGAGAAACGTTTGAAGTTGAAGAGGCGGTTGCGTTGCAATCACAAACGATTAAGCATATGATTGAAGATGATTGTGCTGATACTATTATTCCGGTACCTAATGTCACTAGTAACATCTTATCGAAAGTAATTGAGTATTGTAAAAGACATGCGGAGTCATCTAAGAACGATGATAAAGAAGCCGAAACTGAGCTTAAAGCGTTTGATGCTGGATTTGTTGAAGTGGATCAGCAGACGCTTTTTGACCTAATCTTG GCTGCTAATTATCTGGACATCAAGAGCTTGTTGGACCTGACATGCCAAACAGTTGCTGACATGATAAAGGGGAAGTCCCCCGAAGAGATTCGCAAGACTTTTAACATCAAGAATGATTTTACCCCGGAGGAAGAAGAGGAGGTTCGCAGAGAGAATGCTTGGGCATTTGATTAA